A single Methanobrevibacter woesei DNA region contains:
- a CDS encoding DNA-directed RNA polymerase subunit P → MYRCPKCGTEVDHKSYMENKCPKCRYRILFKNVPEVTRVIKAR, encoded by the coding sequence TTGTATAGATGTCCAAAATGTGGGACAGAAGTAGACCATAAAAGCTACATGGAAAATAAATGTCCTAAATGTAGATATAGGATTTTATTTAAAAATGTTCCCGAAGTAACAAGAGTTATAAAAGCAAGATAA
- the rpl37A gene encoding 50S ribosomal protein L37Ae — translation MARTKKVGITGRFGARYGRKAKRSVKLIEENMKKNHVCPKCDRPYVKRQAAGIWKCRKCGAVFTGGAFVPQTPMAKSAARNISRNANAGGE, via the coding sequence ATGGCAAGAACTAAAAAAGTGGGAATTACAGGTAGATTTGGTGCAAGATACGGAAGAAAAGCTAAAAGATCTGTAAAATTAATCGAAGAAAACATGAAAAAAAATCATGTTTGTCCTAAATGTGATAGACCTTATGTTAAAAGACAAGCTGCAGGTATCTGGAAATGCAGAAAATGTGGTGCAGTATTTACTGGTGGGGCATTTGTTCCTCAAACTCCTATGGCAAAATCTGCAGCACGTAACATCAGCAGAAATGCTAATGCAGGGGGAGAATAA
- a CDS encoding (5-formylfuran-3-yl)methyl phosphate synthase: MLLLISPINHEEALESIKGGADIVDVKNPKEGSLGANFPWVIKDIRELTPEDKLVSATLGDVPYKPGTVSLAAMGAHVSGADYIKVGLYGTKNHDEAVEVMENVVKTVKDISPDTIIVAAGYADAHRVGAVGPMEIPKVAKDAGCDLAMLDTAVKDGKTLFDFLNMDELKEFVDEAHSYGLKTALAGSVKKDQLKPLHDIGCDVVGIRGAACVGGDRNTGHIHHTAVAELKELCESFDN, translated from the coding sequence ATGCTTCTATTAATAAGTCCTATAAATCATGAAGAAGCTCTTGAATCTATTAAGGGTGGAGCAGATATTGTTGATGTAAAAAATCCTAAAGAAGGATCTCTTGGTGCTAACTTTCCATGGGTTATTAAAGATATTAGGGAATTAACACCTGAAGACAAGTTAGTTAGTGCTACTTTAGGAGATGTACCTTATAAACCAGGTACTGTTTCTCTTGCAGCAATGGGTGCTCATGTTTCTGGAGCAGATTACATTAAAGTAGGATTATACGGAACTAAAAATCATGATGAAGCAGTTGAAGTAATGGAAAATGTAGTAAAAACTGTAAAAGATATTAGTCCAGACACTATTATTGTTGCAGCAGGATATGCAGATGCACATCGTGTAGGTGCAGTTGGACCTATGGAAATTCCAAAAGTAGCTAAAGATGCTGGATGTGACTTAGCTATGTTAGATACTGCTGTAAAAGATGGAAAAACTTTATTTGACTTTTTAAATATGGATGAATTAAAAGAATTTGTAGATGAAGCTCATAGCTATGGACTTAAAACTGCTCTTGCAGGTTCTGTTAAAAAAGATCAATTAAAACCATTACATGACATTGGCTGTGATGTTGTGGGAATTAGAGGGGCAGCATGTGTAGGTGGTGACAGAAATACAGGTCATATTCACCATACTGCAGTAGCTGAACTTAAAGAATTATGCGAATCATTTGATAATTAA
- the guaB gene encoding IMP dehydrogenase, with protein MFSKKVQEARVAYTFDDFLLTPNASYVEPKDVDTKVELGKNIKLNVPILSAAMDTVTESRLAIAMAQEGGIGVIHRNITQEQQVEEVKKVKNAEELTIRDVVTITPDSTIADVQNKMNDELISGLPVMDGDEIIGIISKRDIRPVLKSGAEKTVKDIMTSDVVTVEEPITAEEALNIAYENKVERLPVLRDGKLVGIITIKDILNQSQYPNAARDKNGNFLVAAASGPFDLDRAMALDEAGADIISIDCAHAHNMNAVKFTETIKDNIDADLCVGNIATAEAAEDLISMGVDGLKVGIGPGSMCTTRIVAGVGVPQLTAISDVADVAKEYGIPVIADGGIRYSGDIAKAIGAGADAVMLGNLLAASLEAPGEIVVMNGKQYKKYRGMGSMGAMTSEYDGGADRYFQGTKKGHMKHTKYVPEGIEGAVPYKGTVSEILFQLVGGLKASMGYCGAEDIQDMQNKAKFVRITASGIKESHPHDLLITNESPNYPTLD; from the coding sequence ATGTTTTCAAAAAAAGTACAAGAGGCTAGAGTTGCTTATACCTTTGATGACTTCTTGCTTACTCCTAATGCAAGTTATGTAGAACCTAAAGATGTTGATACAAAAGTTGAATTAGGTAAGAATATTAAATTAAATGTGCCTATTTTAAGTGCAGCTATGGATACTGTTACAGAATCACGTCTTGCAATAGCTATGGCACAAGAAGGTGGTATAGGGGTCATTCATAGGAATATCACTCAAGAACAACAAGTTGAAGAAGTTAAAAAAGTAAAAAATGCAGAGGAATTAACTATTCGTGATGTAGTTACTATCACTCCTGATTCAACTATTGCGGATGTTCAAAATAAGATGAATGATGAATTAATCAGTGGTCTTCCTGTTATGGATGGAGATGAAATTATTGGTATCATCTCAAAAAGGGATATTAGACCAGTATTAAAATCTGGGGCTGAAAAAACTGTTAAAGACATTATGACTTCAGATGTTGTAACAGTTGAAGAACCAATTACTGCTGAAGAAGCATTGAACATTGCATATGAAAACAAAGTTGAAAGACTTCCTGTTCTTCGTGATGGTAAATTAGTTGGTATTATTACTATTAAAGATATTTTAAATCAATCTCAATATCCTAATGCAGCACGTGATAAAAATGGAAACTTTTTAGTAGCTGCTGCTTCCGGACCATTTGATTTAGATAGAGCAATGGCACTTGATGAAGCTGGTGCTGACATTATTTCAATTGACTGTGCTCATGCTCATAATATGAATGCAGTAAAATTCACTGAAACTATTAAAGATAATATTGATGCAGATTTATGTGTTGGTAATATTGCTACTGCAGAAGCTGCTGAAGACTTAATTTCCATGGGAGTAGATGGATTAAAAGTAGGTATTGGTCCAGGTTCAATGTGTACTACTCGTATTGTTGCTGGTGTTGGAGTACCTCAATTAACAGCTATTTCTGATGTTGCAGATGTTGCTAAAGAGTATGGAATTCCAGTTATTGCAGATGGAGGTATTAGATACTCCGGTGATATTGCAAAAGCTATTGGTGCTGGTGCAGATGCTGTAATGCTTGGTAATTTATTAGCTGCTTCCCTTGAAGCTCCTGGTGAAATTGTTGTTATGAATGGTAAACAATATAAAAAATACCGTGGAATGGGATCTATGGGTGCAATGACCAGTGAATATGATGGTGGTGCAGACAGATACTTCCAAGGTACTAAAAAAGGCCATATGAAACATACTAAATATGTTCCTGAAGGAATTGAAGGAGCAGTACCATATAAAGGAACTGTTAGTGAGATTTTATTCCAACTTGTTGGTGGTCTTAAAGCTTCTATGGGTTACTGTGGTGCTGAAGATATTCAAGACATGCAAAACAAAGCTAAATTTGTAAGAATTACTGCAAGTGGTATTAAAGAATCACATCCACATGATTTATTAATTACTAATGAAAGTCCTAATTATCCAACTCTTGATTAG